The following are encoded together in the Myxocyprinus asiaticus isolate MX2 ecotype Aquarium Trade chromosome 7, UBuf_Myxa_2, whole genome shotgun sequence genome:
- the morc3b gene encoding LOW QUALITY PROTEIN: MORC family CW-type zinc finger protein 3b (The sequence of the model RefSeq protein was modified relative to this genomic sequence to represent the inferred CDS: substituted 4 bases at 4 genomic stop codons): MTLHIHAFPKFLHSNSTSHTWPFSAIAELIGDLKPFLCTDNAYDPDVHARQIWIDWTCIKSLDCISFMDNGVGLTRAKLHKMLSFGFSEKRAARGHIPAGVYGSGFKSGSMRLGKDNIVFTKTRDSMSVGLLSQSYLKAIGAQXVMMPIITFRHHGENQVEDGARLRAMLTHSLLSSEKXLFAELRTISAAGTTGTRIIIWKLCTTTNGDTEFDFDIDKYDIMIREHISEKSNGGLSMTPESEYSLRAYCIILYLKPCIQIIICRQRVKSQLISKSLAHIAXDNYRPSFLNKSIXITFGYNTKSKEHYGIMMYQVNKGVGVIGVIECNFLQPTHNKQDFNDTDEYRKTTHNLSIKLEEYWNEIHCKPKK, from the exons ATGACCCTACACATCCACGCCTT tccaAAATTTCTTCATTCTAATTCCACAAGTCACACCTGGCCATTCAGTGCCATAGCTGAATTGATTGGTGA CCTTAAGCCATTTTTGTGTACTGATAATGCTTATGATCCAGATGTTCATGCCAGACAGATCTGGATAGACTGGACATGCATCAAAAGCCTGGACTGCATTTCATTTATGGACAATGGGGTGGGTTTGACCAGGGCCAAACTTCACAAGATGCTCAG CTTTGGTTTCAGTGAGAAGAGAGCTGCAAGAGGTCACATTCCAGCTGGCGTGTATGGCAGTGGGTTTAAATCAGGGTCCATGCGTTTGGGCAAAGATAACATTGTTTTCACCAAGACCAGAGACAGCATGAGTGTGGGTCTACTCTCCCAGTCTTACCTCAAGGCCATCGGAGCCCAGTGAGTCATGATGCCCATCATCACGTTTAGACACCATGGAGAAAACCA AGTGGAAGATGGAGCCAGGCTGAGGGCGATGCTCACACACTCTCTCCTTAGCTCGGAGAAATAGCTGTTTGCTGAACTCCGCACCATCAGCGCTGCTGGAACCACAGGAACACGCATCATCATCTGGAAACTGTGCAC GACCACAAATGGTGACACTGAATTTGACTTTGACATTGATAAATACGACATAATGATCAGAGAACACATCAGTGAAAAGAGTAATGGTGGCCTCAGCATGACCCCAGAGAGTGAGTACTCATTACGG gCATACTGTATCATCTTATACCTGAAGCCTTGCATTCAAATCATAATTTGCAGACAGAGAGTGAAGAGCCAGCTGATATCAAAAAGCCTGGCTCATATTGCGTAAGACAACTACAGGCCATCATTCCTT AACAAGAGTATATGAATCACTTTTGGATATAACACCAAAAGTAAAGAGCATTATGGGATTATGATGTACCAGGTTAATAAAGGTGTGGGAGTCATCGGTGTAATAGAGTGCAATTTTCTCCAACCTACTCACAACAAACAGGACTTTAATGACACTGATGA GTACAGGAAGACCACGCACAACCTCAGTATAAAGCTGGAGGAGTACTGGAATGAAATTCACTGCAAACCAAAGAAATAG
- the cbr1 gene encoding LOW QUALITY PROTEIN: carbonyl reductase [NADPH] 1 (The sequence of the model RefSeq protein was modified relative to this genomic sequence to represent the inferred CDS: inserted 1 base in 1 codon), with product MRKQQRARRGDTGGCHLKDTLQAMSTSKVALVTGANKGIGFAIVRALCKDYAGDVYLTARDISRGTAAVDNLKKXGLSPLFHQLDINDPNSVRTARDFFIEKYGGVDVLINNAGIAFKMADTTPFGIQAEVTVKTNFFATRDVCNVFLPIIKPGGRVVNVSSMMGSMALSRCSPELRARFRSDDITEEELVGLMERFVRDAQEGLHSERGWPTTAYGVSKTGLTTLNRILARNLMKERPGDEILCNACCPGWVRTDMAGPNAHKTPDEGAVTPVYLALLPAGAKEPHGQFVSEMKVQPW from the exons ATGAGGAAACAACAAAGAGCCAGGAGAGGAGATACAGGAGGATGCCATCTAAAAG ATACATTGCAAGCAATGAGCACCAGCAAAGTAGCCCTGGTGACTGGTGCAAACAAAGGCATCGGGTTTGCAATCGTACGGGCGCTGTGCAAAGACTATGCCGGGGATGTGTACCTGACAGCCCGTGACATTAGTCGAGGGACCGCGGCGGTGGACAATCTGAAGA GGGGGCTGTCACCGCTCTTCCATCAGCTGGATATCAATGACCCAAACAGCGTTCGCACGGCACGGGACTTCTTCATAGAGAAGTATGGGGGAGTGGACGTTCTCATCAACAATGCTGGGATCGCCTTTAAAA TGGCAGACACGACCCCCTTTGGGATCCAAGCAGAAGTTACAGTGAAGACCAATTTCTTTGCCACTAGAGATGTGTGCAATGTGTTCTTGCCCATTATCAAACCAGGAG gTCGGGTGGTGAATGTCTCTAGCATGATGGGGTCTATGGCTTTGAGCCGCTGCAGTCCAGAACTCCGGGCCCGTTTCCGTAGCGATGACATCACAGAGGAGGAGTTGGTGGGACTGATGGAGCGATTTGTCCGTGATGCTCAGGAAGGGCTCCATTCAGAAAGAGGCTGGCCCACCACTGCATATGGAGTCTCAAAAACCGGCCTTACCACCTTAAATAGAATCCTGGCCCGAAATCTGATGAAAGAGAGGCCCGGAGATGAGATCCTGTGCAATGCCTGCTGTCCAGGTTGGGTCAGGACTGACATGGCTGGACCAAATGCACACAAGACACCAGATGAGGGTGCTGTCACTCCAGTGTACTTAGCATTGCTACCTGCAGGGGCCAAAGAGCCCCATGGGCAGTTTGTATCTGAGATGAAAGTTCAGCCCTGGTGA